The following are from one region of the Gossypium hirsutum isolate 1008001.06 chromosome D03, Gossypium_hirsutum_v2.1, whole genome shotgun sequence genome:
- the LOC107950407 gene encoding putative ETHYLENE INSENSITIVE 3-like 4 protein, translating into MVEILGEIEPPSPVYEAELPEEDEEQEEISYEELKKRMWKDRLRMQRLKETRESSSSDHQSGVRQEASRRKKMSRAQDSILKYMVKIMEVCKAQGFVYGIVPEKGKPVTGSSDSLRKWWKEKVQFDKSAPLAVDEFLPIIVEQGELDPVSCMHLLHDLQDTTLGSLLSALMQHCVPPQRRFPLERGLAPPWWPTGNELWWGEQGMSQEQGPPPYRKPHDLKKAWKVSVLAAVIKHMSPNLDRIRRLVTQSKCLQDKMTAKDTVTWSKVVNQEEALLKLTEKCLKISPTKDDEEEQDSDYSLVADEGKHGEKIAISGDKRKYLFKRQVTPNMIYACQNTMCPRSAPELGFTGKNTRSDHESSCSYRSKESDVSQESSEESEFSNRNLVPYDHHSFGPQAKLNTDSLGDAQKVLAVTDWLDMELAKANDQQRNMQSDEVGDISGTVSQDYINYLGGAIEDLPVPAEFLLQVGDMDLDPSLPLLLENIQDQELTSIWDMGFDGISES; encoded by the coding sequence ATGGTTGAGATTCTTGGTGAGATTGAGCCTCCTAGCCCTGTTTATGAGGCGGAGCTACCGGAGGAGGATGAAGAACAAGAGGAGATCAGCTACGAAGAGCTGAAGAAGCGGATGTGGAAGGATCGGTTGCGGATGCAGAGGTTGAAGGAGACACGAGAGAGTTCAAGTTCCGATCATCAGTCGGGGGTGAGGCAAGAAGCGTCCCGCCGCAAGAAGATGTCTCGTGCTCAAGATTCCATCCTCAAGTACATGGTGAAAATCATGGAAGTCTGCAAAGCGCAAGGGTTCGTTTACGGGATAGTTCCGGAGAAAGGCAAGCCTGTTACCGGCTCATCAGATAGCTTACGCAAGTGGTGGAAGGAGAAGGTTCAGTTCGACAAGAGTGCTCCGCTTGCAGTCGATGAATTCTTGCCGATAATCGTGGAACAAGGCGAATTGGACCCTGTTTCTTGTATGCATCTCCTTCATGACTTGCAGGATACTACTTTGGGATCACTTCTTTCTGCTTTGATGCAACACTGCGTGCCTCCTCAACGTAGGTTTCCGTTGGAAAGAGGTTTAGCCCCACCTTGGTGGCCAACCGGGAACGAGCTTTGGTGGGGCGAACAAGGGATGTCTCAAGAACAAGGCCCTCCTCCTTATAGGAAGCCTCATGATCTTAAAAAGGCTTGGAAAGTTAGTGTATTGGCTGCTGTGATCAAGCACATGTCCCCAAATTTAGATAGGATAAGAAGGCTGGTGACTCAATCTAAATGTTTGCAAGACAAGATGACAGCCAAAGACACAGTCACTTGGTCTAAAGTGGTTAACCAAGAAGAAGCTCTTTTAAAGCTTACTGAGAAATGTCTCAAAATCTCACCTACAAAAGATGATGAGGAAGAACAGGATTCTGATTATAGCCTTGTAGCTGACGAAGGCAAGCATGGTGAGAAGATTGCCATATCTGGAGATAAAAGGAAGTATCTTTTCAAGCGACAGGTTACCCCGAATATGATATATGCTTGCCAGAATACCATGTGCCCGCGTAGTGCACCCGAACTAGGTTTTACAGGAAAGAACACGAGGAGTGACCATGAATCCAGTTGTTCCTATCGGTCTAAAGAAAGCGATGTTAGCCAAGAAAGCAGTGAGGAATCGGAATTTTCCAATAGAAATCTTGTTCCATATGATCATCACTCTTTTGGTCCTCAGGCCAAATTGAACACAGATAGCTTGGGCGATGCCCAGAAAGTACTTGCTGTCACGGATTGGCTCGATATGGAGCTAGCAAAGGCTAATGACCAACAGAGAAATATGCAATCAGATGAAGTAGGGGATATATCTGGCACGGTTTCGCAAGATTATATAAACTATTTGGGCGGTGCAATTGAAGATCTACCAGTGCCAGCAGAATTTCTACTTCAAGTAGGAGATATGGACTTAGACCCATCTCTTCCATTATTGCTAGAGAACATCCAAGATCAAGAATTAACGTCAATTTGGGATATGGGATTTGATGGAATATCGGAATCATAA